From the genome of Eucalyptus grandis isolate ANBG69807.140 chromosome 2, ASM1654582v1, whole genome shotgun sequence, one region includes:
- the LOC104427165 gene encoding endoribonuclease Dicer homolog 2, producing MSVVGGSESPVPMDVQADAQLAADPLPFARCYQVEALEKAMKENTLVYLETGSGKTLIAIMLLRSYAYLLRKPSRFIAVFLVPQVVLVSQQAEAIKMHTDLKVSMYWGEMGVDFWNAAMWRQQLDRYEVLVMTPAILLNCLSHSFFKLDLIKVLIMDECHHARGKHPYACIMTDFYHPGLRRNMQVPRIFGMTASPIKSKGGNSEIRYWQKINELETLMNSKVYTCASESVLARFIPFPTAKFKIYEDVEIPSYPHWLDLLKGFVGKYEVDLKKSDNEESSIQSTVKKIRKIFSTFVFCLDDLGLWLAVKAAESISRREVVDISWGNLDLSGEAIVKDFSQDVLNALSPCIPSDPNWSVGDNVQRDVDAGLITSKVVCLIESLLEYRGIHDIRCIIFVERVVTSIVLQALLSVVLPKYCNWQTKYIAGNNSGLLSQTRKHQNEIVEEFRSGKVNVLVATSILEEGLDVQSCNLVIRFDPSTTVSSFIQSRGRARMQNSDYLLMVKRGDSSTHSRLEKYLSSAEIMRKESLRHASLPCEPLNGALCDEEYYQVASTGAIVTLASSVQLIYFYCSRLPSDSYFKPAPRCVIDKETNICTLDLPKSCPLETVRVQGNPKMLKQMACFEACKQLHMIGALTDNLIPAIVVEEAIAPVVGNEPHNEDHPAYFPPELVNHHPNKSKTLYHCYVIELRQDYNYDATVENMVLATRSELEADICDKSFKLQVPRGLLSVNVTYVGEIHLDENQVHLCRKFQITLLSVLLDHSMVKLRETLSGLNLVKASDVDYLLLPHAGAHPTPGAIDWRSVVSVYFSIDDHTCGDYLKCRRHRVRMKTGLVSRCLLEGSLVHTPHNDRIYCVTGFFDDMNANSCLRMRDGTVTTYKKYYKESYGIKLRVEEEFLLKGRHIFHVPNCLQQCRQQKEREPSTASVELPPELCDVILSPVSVNTLYSFSFAPLIMHQLEALLVAANLKRVLSDSCPEIAIIPTMKVLEALTTKRCQERYHLESLETLGDSFLKYAVCQQLFQTYQCHDEGLLSVKKDKLISNETLCKLGCDRKLPGFIRNEPFDPKTWIIPGDISRGGLSLCEDLLPKARKMYTMQRRKIKRKTVADVVEALLGACVSDGGENAGLFFVHWLGIEVDFGIRPSNRNLLANPERFINIRDIESLLGYSFRDPSLLVEALTHGSYMLPEVPTCYQRLEFLGDSVLDYLVTIHLYRKHPGLSPGVLTDLRSASVNNNFYAQSAMKVGLHKHILHASHVLHKHIADVANNFEKLSSEFTFGWESETSFPKVLGDIIESLAGAILVDSNYDKERVFQSIRPLLEPLVTPETVRLHPVRELSELCQKERFILGKPIVSREDGVSSVTIQVEAEGVVYCHTTREADKKTAKRLASMEVLKSLKENIGRL from the exons ATGTCAGTCGTGGGCGGCTCCGAGAGTCCGGTTCCCATGGACGTGCAGGCCGATGCGCAGCTCGCCGCCGATCCTCTTCCCTTTGCCAGATG ttatcAGGTGGAGGCGTTGGAGAAGGCCATGAAGGAGAACACGTTAGTGTACTTGGAGACAGGGTCAGGCAAGACTCTGATCGCCATCATGCTCCTCCGCTCCTACGCCTACCTCCTCCGCAAGCCGTCCCGTTTCATCGCTGTTTTCTTGGTCCCTCAGGTCGTCCTCGTCTCCCAg CAAGCGGAGGCCATAAAGATGCACACTGACTTGAAGGTGTCAATGTACTGGGGAGAGATGGGAGTTGATTTCTGGAATGCCGCCATGTGGCGCCAACAACTCGATCGCTATGAG GTGCTTGTCATGACACCGGCTATCTTGCTCAACTGTTTGAGCCATAGCTTTTTCAAGCTTGACCTGATAAAAGTTCTCATCATGGATGAATGTCATCACGCGAGGGGTAAACATCCATATGCCTGCATTATGACG GATTTCTATCACCCTGGGTTACGTCGCAATATGCAAGTCCCAAGGATATTTGGTATGACTGCTTCCCCCATTAAGTCCAAAG GTGGGAACTCTGAAATTCGATATTGGCAAAAGATTAATGAACTCGAGACACTCATGAACTCAAAG GTCTACACATGCGCCAGTGAATCTGTTCTTGCCAGATTCATTCCATTTCCCACAGCAAAGTTCAAGATTTACGAAGATGTGGAGATACCTTCCTATCCACATTGGCTAGATCTACTGAAGGGTTTCGTGGGAAAG TATGAAGTGGATCTAAAAAAGTCAGATAATGAGGaatcatcaattcaatccaCAGTGAAAAAAATTCGGAAGATCTTCTCAACGTTCGTTTTCTGTTTGGATGATCTCGGTCTTTGGCTTGCTGTAAAG GCTGCAGAGTCAATATCACGCCGTGAAGTTGTCGATATATCTTGGGGGAACTTAGATTTGTCTGGTGAGGCGATTGTGAAAGACTTTAGCCAAGATGTCCTCAATGCACTCTCACCTTGTATACCTTCAG ATCCAAACTGGTCAGTTGGTGATAATGTCCAACGAGATGTGGATGCTGGGCTCATTACTTCTAAAGTCGTTTGTCTCATAGAATCCTTACTTGAGTACAG GGGTATTCATGATATCAGATGTATAATCTTTGTAGAGAGGGTTGTTACATCTATAGTACTTCAGGCTTTGCTAAGCGTGGTGCTTCCGAAATACTGTAACTGGCAGACCAAATACATAGCAGGAAATAACTCTGGTTTACTATCGCAAACAAGGAAGCACCAAAATGAAATTGTGGAGGAATTCCGTAGTGGAAag GTGAATGTCCTTGTTGCAACATCAATTCTTGAAGAGGGTCTAGATGTGCAGAGCTGTAATTTGGTCATTAGGTTTGACCCATCCACCACAGTTAGCAGTTTTATCCAATCCCGAGGCCGTGCCAGAATGCAGAATTCGGACTATTTGTTGATGGTGAAGAG AGGGGATTCTTCAACACATTCTCGTCTTGAAAAGTACCTCTCTAGTGCGGAGATAATGAGAAAGGAATCTCTACGTCATGCTTCCCTTCCTTGTGAACCTCTTAATGGCGCCTTGTGTGATGAAGAATATTATCAGGTCGCAAGCACTGGAGCAATTGTTACTCTTGCTTCCAGTGTTCAGTTGATATACTTTTATTGCTCTCGGCTTCCTTCTGATAG TTACTTCAAGCCTGCTCCGAGGTGTGTCATAGACAAGGAGACGAACATCTGCACTCTTGATCTTCCAAAGAGTTGCCCCCTAGAAACTGTTCGTGTCCAAGGCAATCCTAAGATGCTGAAGCAAATGGCATGTTTTGAAGCATGCAAACAACTTCACATGATTGGTGCTTTGACAGACAATCTTATCCCTGCTATTGTTGTGGAGGAAGCTATTGCACCAGTAGTTG GCAATGAACCCCATAATGAAGACCACCCCGCTTACTTCCCTCCTGAGCTGGTCAATCATCATCCCAATAAGTCCAAGACATTGTATCATTGCTATGTGATTGAGTTGAGACAGGACTACAATTATGATGCAACAGTTGAGAATATGGTTCTTGCCACGAGGAGTGAATTGGAAGCTGATATTTGTGATAAGTCTTTTAAATTACAAGTTCCGAGGGGATTGTTGTCAGTGAATGTGACGTACGTGGGAGAGATTCATCTTGATGAGAACCAG GTGCATCTCTGCAGGAAATTTCAAATAACTCTTCTCAGTGTGCTTTTAGATCACAGTATGGTTAAACTGAGGGAAACATTATCTGGTTTAAATTTGGTGAAAGCTTCTGATGTTGATTATCTACTCCTACCACATGCTGGAGCTCATCCAACACCAGGCGCCATAGATTGGAGATCTGTCGTCTCtgtttatttttcaattgatgATCACACCTGCGGGGATTACTTAAAGTGTCGCCGTCATCGTGTAAGAATGAAAACCGGCCTTGTATCTCGTTGTCTGCTGGAGGGTTCCCTGGTCCATACTCCCCATAACGATCGGATTTACTGCGTTACTGGATTTTTTGACGATATGAATGCCAATTCATGTTTGAGGATGAGAGATGGGACAGttacaacatataaaaaatattacaaagaaag TTATGGCATCAAGCTACGTGTTGAAGAAGAGTTTCTTCTTAAGGGGAGGCACATATTTCATGTGCCAAATTGTCTTCAACAGTGCAGGCAACAGAAGGAGAGAG AACCCAGTACTGCTTCTGTGGAATTGCCTCCCGAGCTATGTGACGTGATTTTGTCCCCGGTGTCTGTAAATACATTGTATTCCTTCTCATTTGCTCCATTAATTATGCACCAGCTTGAGGCTTTGCTCGTTGCTGCTAATCTGAAGAGGGTGCTTTCGGACAGTTGCCCTGAAATTGCCATTATTCCTACTATGAAG GTCCTGGAAGCACTTACTACAAAGAGGTGCCAAGAGAGATACCATTTGGAATCTTTAGAAACTCTCGGAGACTCTTTCCTGAAGTATGCTGTTTGTCAACAATTATTCcagacataccaatgtcatgatGAAGGCTTGTTAAGTGTCAAGAAAGACAAACTGATTTCTAATGAGACACTTTGCAAGTTAGGGTGCGACCGCAAACTGCCG GGATTTATACGTAATGAACCCTTTGATCCTAAAACATGGATCATTCCGGGTGATATATCTAGAGGAGGACTGTCCCTGTGTGAGGACTTGCTCCCTAAAGCAAGAAAAATGTACACTAtgcagagaagaaaaataaaaagaaagacagTTGCCGACGTTGTTGAGGCACTTCTTGGTGCATGTGTCAGTGATGGTGGTGAAAATGCTGGCTTGTTTTTTGTGCATTGGCTGGGTATTGAAGTGGACTTTGGAATCCGCCCATCCAACAGAAATTTACTTGCAAATCCAGAGAGGTTCATTAATATCAGGGATATAGAATCCCTGTTAGGCTACTCATTTCGTGACCCTTCTTTGCTGGTGGAGGCGCTGACTCATGGATCTTATATGCTTCCAGAGGTCCCAACATGTTACCAG CGACTGGAATTCCTTGGAGACTCGGTTTTAGATTATTTGGTGACGATCCATTTATACAGAAAGCATCCTGGCTTGTCCCCAGGAGTATTGACTGACTTGAGGTCTGCTTCGGTCAACAATAATTTCTATGCTCAGTCTGCAATGAAGGTTGGATTGCATAAGCACATTCTCCATGCATCACATGTGCTGCACAAGCACATTGCTGACGTGGCCAACAACTTCGAAAAATTATCATCAGAGTTTACCTTTGGATGGGAATCTGAAACATCCTTCCCTAAG GTTTTGGGAGATATAATAGAGTCCCTGGCAGGGGCAATCCTCGTGGATTCAAACTACGACAAGGAAAGAGTGTTCCAAAGTATTAGGCCTCTTTTAGAGCCATTGGTTACGCCGGAGACAGTGAGGCTGCATCCCGTGAGAGAGCTGAGTGAGCTTTGCCAGAAGGAGCGTTTCATATTGGGAAAACCCATCGTGTCTCGTGAGGATGGCGTGTCTTCCGTCACAATTCAGGTCGAAGCTGAAGGGGTGGTGTACTGTCACACGACGAGGGAAGCTGATAAGAAGACGGCTAAGAGGTTAGCTTCGATGGAGGTCCTCAAGTCCTTGAAAGAGAACATCGGCAGACTGTGA